The Helianthus annuus cultivar XRQ/B chromosome 16, HanXRQr2.0-SUNRISE, whole genome shotgun sequence genome includes a window with the following:
- the LOC110884272 gene encoding nifU-like protein 1, chloroplastic — translation MAFAASFPMSHPQFQPSIFTNPTTRNIPSPSSIVTGIRTKRVVPQSQRCTTTTAVKAMAGGGLYSAQQFELTPQNVDTVLDDVRPYLIADGGNVDVVSVQDGVVSLKLQGACESCPSSTTTMKMGIERILKEKFGDAIKDIVQVYDQQPAETTVEAVNAHLDILRPAIANFGGNVEVLSVKDGECVVKYTGPESIGSGVKAAIKEKFTDVENVVLTE, via the exons ATGGCGTTCGCTGCATCCTTTCCGATGTCTCACCCTCAATTTCAACCGTCAATCTTCACAAACCCAACCACCCGGAATATTCCCTCACCGTCATCCATCGTCACCGGAATCAGAACAAAGAGGGTAGTTCCTCAAAGTCAAAgatgcaccaccaccaccgccgtaaAGGCCATGGCCGGCGGCGGACTCTACTCCGCTCAGCAATTTGAACTTACCCCACAAAACGTCGACACCGTTCTCGATGACGTCAGACCCTACCTAATTGCCGACGGTGGAAATGTTGATGTTGTTTCTGTTCAGGACGGCGTCGTTTCTCTTAAGCTACAAG gggcatgtgaaagttgtccgAGCTCAACAACAACCATGAAAATGGGGATTGAAAGAATACTTAAAGAGAAATTTGGAGATGCTATTAAGGATATTGTTCAAGTTTATGATCAACAGCCTGCTGAAACGACTGTCGAG GCGGTGAATGCACATCTTGATATACTAAGGCCCGCCATAGCCAACTTTGGTGGAAATGTGGAGGTATTATCAGTAAAAGACGGGGAATGTGTTGTCAAGTATACCGGACCTGAGTCTATCGGGTCGGGAGTCAAAGCAGCAATCAAAGAAAAGTTTACCGATGTTGAAAATGTCGTACTCACAGAGTAA